One part of the Arabidopsis thaliana chromosome 1 sequence genome encodes these proteins:
- the LINC2 gene encoding nuclear matrix constituent protein-like protein (LITTLE NUCLEI2 (LINC2); INVOLVED IN: nucleus organization; LOCATED IN: nucleoplasm; EXPRESSED IN: 15 plant structures; EXPRESSED DURING: 7 growth stages; BEST Arabidopsis thaliana protein match is: little nuclei3 (TAIR:AT1G68790.1); Has 107806 Blast hits to 52972 proteins in 2654 species: Archae - 1404; Bacteria - 16181; Metazoa - 50751; Fungi - 7829; Plants - 5203; Viruses - 291; Other Eukaryotes - 26147 (source: NCBI BLink).) → MFTPQRKQWMSPAMTPRSETHKIGGVTNPRNADRKGKAVAFSDDLVIPTLPPPPIGTLTGQGVSRGHTDDMDMGDWRRFREVGLLNEASMEKKDQEALLEKISTLEKELYGYQHNMGLLLMENKELVSKHEQLNQAFQEAQEILKREQSSHLYALTTVEQREENLRKALGLEKQCVQELEKALREIQEENSKIRLSSEAKLVEANALVASVNGRSSDVENKIYSAESKLAEATRKSSELKLRLKEVETRESVLQQERLSFTKERESYEGTFQKQREYLNEWEKKLQGKEESITEQKRNLNQREEKVNEIEKKLKLKEKELEEWNRKVDLSMSKSKETEEDITKRLEELTTKEKEAHTLQITLLAKENELRAFEEKLIAREGVILGYSFCRL, encoded by the exons ATGTTCACGCCACAGAGAAAACAATGGATGTCACCGGCAATGACGCCGAGAAGCGAGACGCATAAAATCGGCGGTGTTACTAACCCTAGAAACGCTGATAGAAAAGGAAAGGCGGTTGCTTTCAGTGATGACCTAGTAATACCGACTCTTCCTCCGCCTCCGATTGGAACACTGACCGGACAAGGCGTTTCTCGAGGTCACACTGATGATATGGATATGGGTGATTGGAGAAGGTTTAGGGAAGTGGGTTTGTTGAATGAGGCTtcaatggagaagaaagatcaagaagctCTTCTTGAAAAGATCTCTACACTTGAAAAAGAG TTATATGGCTATCAGCACAATATGGGGCTTCTTCTTATGGAGAACAAAGAGTTGGTTTCAAAGCACGAACAACTAAATCAGGCATTCCAAGAAGCTCAAGAAATCCTTAAAAGGGAACAGTCATCACATCTGTATGCATTGACGACGGTTGAACAACGTGAAGAAAACTTGAGGAAAGCCTTGGGTCTGGAAAAGCAATGTGTGCAAGAG CTTGAGAAGGCTCTTCGTGAAATTCAAGAGGAGAATAGCAAGATAAGGCTGAGTTCTGAAGCTAAATTAGTTGAAGCAAATGCTCTGGTTGCTAGTGTAAACGGGAGATCTTCAGACGTGGAAAACAAGATTTACTCTGCCGAAAGCAAGCTCGCAGAGGCAACTAGAAAGAGCTCCGAGCTGAAATTGAGATTGAAGGAAGTGGAGACTCGTGAAAGTGTCCTGCAACAAGAACGGCTTTCATTTACTAAAGA GCGAGAATCATATGAAGGGACTTTCCAAAAGCAAAGAGAGTACCTTAATGAATGGGAGAAAAAGCTTCAAGGAAAGGAAGAATCCATAACTGAGCAGAAGAGAAACCTGAATCAAAGAGAGGAAAAGGTTAATGAAATAGaaaagaagctgaagctgaaagaaaaagaacttgaagaaTGGAATAGAAAGGTTGATTTGTCTATGTCGAAGTCTAAAGAAACTGAAGAGGACATAACTAAACGTTTGGAAGAATTGActacaaaagagaaa GAAGCTCACACACTCCAGATCACGCTATTGGCAAAGGAGAATGAGTTACGAGCATTTGAAGAGAAGCTCATTGCTAGAGAAGGGGTAATTTTAGGGTATAGCTTTTGTAGATTGTAG